The proteins below are encoded in one region of Paralysiella testudinis:
- the rfbB gene encoding dTDP-glucose 4,6-dehydratase → MPSPSATVLITGGAGFIGSALIRHLLADTGITVVNIDKLTYAGNLASLPGAESHPRYHFSRTDIGDAAALDALFTRFEPCGVIHLAAESHVDRAISAPAAFIDTNIVGSYTLLEATRYYWQRLPENAQRQFRFHHVSTDEVYGDLHGRSGRFAENAAYAPSSPYAASKAAADHLVRAWQRTYGLPVLLSHCSNNYGPYQFPEKLIPHIIINALHGRPLPVYGHGLQIRDWLHVDDHACALWTIFCRAQAGAHYHIGGHNEQRNLDVVHAICTLLDQLHPPALHPATAHLKTHAELITHVADRPGHDGRYAIDAGKIERELGWRPQHHFANGLHHTVAWYLNNPQWWQPLLHPQADTTETAS, encoded by the coding sequence ATGCCCAGCCCTTCTGCCACCGTATTGATTACCGGCGGCGCCGGTTTTATCGGCTCCGCGCTGATCCGCCACTTGCTGGCCGATACCGGCATCACCGTGGTCAACATCGACAAGCTCACCTATGCGGGCAATCTGGCTTCTTTGCCGGGTGCCGAGTCACACCCGCGCTACCACTTCAGCCGCACCGATATCGGCGATGCCGCCGCGCTGGATGCCTTGTTTACCCGTTTTGAACCTTGCGGCGTGATTCATCTGGCCGCCGAAAGCCATGTCGACCGCGCCATCAGCGCCCCGGCCGCGTTTATCGACACCAATATCGTTGGCAGCTACACCTTGCTGGAAGCCACCCGCTACTATTGGCAAAGGCTGCCTGAAAACGCACAACGGCAGTTCCGCTTTCACCACGTTTCCACCGATGAAGTGTATGGCGACCTCCATGGCCGCAGCGGGCGCTTTGCCGAAAACGCCGCCTACGCACCCAGCAGCCCCTATGCCGCCAGCAAAGCCGCTGCCGACCACTTGGTGCGGGCTTGGCAACGTACCTACGGCCTGCCGGTGCTGCTGAGCCATTGCAGCAACAACTACGGCCCCTACCAATTTCCGGAAAAACTGATTCCGCACATCATCATCAACGCCCTGCATGGCCGGCCGCTGCCGGTATATGGCCATGGCCTGCAAATCCGCGACTGGCTGCATGTAGACGACCACGCCTGCGCCTTATGGACCATATTCTGCCGCGCCCAAGCCGGCGCCCACTACCATATCGGCGGCCACAACGAACAACGCAATCTCGATGTAGTACACGCCATCTGCACCTTGCTCGACCAACTGCACCCCCCCGCCTTGCACCCCGCCACCGCTCATCTCAAAACCCATGCCGAGCTGATTACCCACGTGGCCGACCGCCCCGGCCACGATGGTCGCTACGCCATCGATGCGGGCAAAATCGAGCGTGAGCTGGGCTGGCGGCCGCAGCATCATTTTGCCAACGGCCTGCACCACACCGTGGCCTGGTATCTCAACAACCCGCAGTGGTGGCAACCTTTGCTGCACCCGCAAGCCGACACCACGGAAACCGCATCATGA
- the rfbA gene encoding glucose-1-phosphate thymidylyltransferase RfbA, which produces MKGILLAGGSGSRLYPLTCGVSKQLLPVYDKPMVYYPLSVLMLAGIRDVLIITTAHDLPAYQRLLGDGSRFGIHLSYAVQAQPEGVAQALLIGAPFIGTDAVCLILGDNIYFGESFGRKLHQAAAQTHGASVFAYHVPDPERFGVIEFDAQFKATAIEEKPTHPKSHYAVTGLYFYDNQVLDIARQLRPSERGELEITDINRSYLQQGQLHVELLGRGFVWLDTGTHDSLLEAAQFVHTIEKRQGLKIACLEEIAYRQGWLNAAELAAAAAALAHSGYGQYLLRLLDEVIPIL; this is translated from the coding sequence ATGAAAGGCATTTTATTGGCCGGCGGCAGCGGCAGCCGCCTGTATCCGCTCACCTGCGGCGTGTCCAAACAACTGCTGCCGGTATACGACAAACCGATGGTTTATTATCCGCTGTCGGTGCTGATGCTGGCCGGTATCCGCGATGTGCTTATCATTACCACCGCCCACGACCTGCCCGCCTATCAGCGCCTGCTTGGCGACGGCAGCCGCTTCGGCATTCATCTTAGCTACGCCGTGCAAGCACAGCCCGAAGGCGTGGCACAGGCCTTGCTGATTGGCGCGCCATTTATCGGCACCGATGCCGTGTGTCTGATTTTGGGCGACAATATTTATTTTGGCGAAAGCTTTGGCCGCAAATTGCACCAAGCCGCCGCCCAAACCCACGGCGCCAGCGTATTTGCCTACCATGTGCCCGACCCCGAGCGCTTCGGCGTGATTGAATTCGATGCCCAATTCAAAGCCACCGCCATCGAAGAAAAACCGACGCACCCCAAATCCCACTACGCCGTAACCGGCCTGTATTTCTACGACAACCAAGTACTCGATATCGCCCGCCAGCTGCGCCCTTCCGAGCGCGGCGAGCTGGAAATCACCGACATCAACCGCAGCTACCTACAACAAGGCCAGCTACATGTAGAGCTACTGGGGCGCGGCTTTGTCTGGCTCGACACCGGCACCCACGACAGCCTGCTTGAAGCGGCGCAATTTGTGCACACCATTGAAAAACGGCAAGGGCTGAAAATCGCCTGCCTAGAAGAAATCGCCTACCGCCAAGGCTGGCTCAACGCCGCCGAGCTGGCCGCCGCTGCCGCAGCATTGGCGCACAGCGGCTACGGCCAATATTTGCTGCGTTTATTGGATGAAGTAATACCGATTCTATAA
- the rfbC gene encoding dTDP-4-dehydrorhamnose 3,5-epimerase, with protein sequence MNITDTAIADVKIIHPRVFADARGFLLESFSLQRYRQALGLPELVFVQDNHSRSHQGVLRGLHFQRHQPQGKLVQCVRGAVFDVAVDIRPHSPSYGQWVGTVLSEDNQAQMWIPPGLAHGFAVLSSVADCLYKCTDYYHPQSEDCLIWNDPAIGINWPLTRPQLSAKDAQGKTLAALAAAQ encoded by the coding sequence ATGAACATCACCGACACCGCCATTGCCGATGTAAAAATCATCCACCCCCGCGTGTTTGCCGACGCACGCGGTTTTTTGCTGGAAAGCTTTTCCCTGCAACGCTACCGCCAAGCATTGGGGCTGCCTGAATTGGTCTTTGTGCAAGACAACCACAGCCGCTCGCACCAAGGCGTATTGCGCGGCCTGCATTTTCAGCGCCACCAACCACAAGGCAAGCTGGTGCAATGTGTGCGCGGGGCGGTGTTTGATGTGGCGGTAGACATCCGCCCCCATTCGCCCAGCTACGGCCAATGGGTCGGCACCGTGCTCAGCGAAGACAACCAAGCGCAAATGTGGATACCGCCCGGCCTAGCACACGGCTTTGCCGTGCTCAGCAGCGTAGCCGACTGCCTCTATAAATGCACCGACTATTACCACCCGCAAAGCGAAGACTGCCTCATCTGGAACGACCCCGCCATAGGCATAAACTGGCCGCTCACCCGGCCACAGCTGTCGGCCAAAGATGCGCAAGGCAAAACATTGGCAGCGCTGGCCGCAGCTCAGTAG
- a CDS encoding DUF924 family protein: MTPQQILDFWFAPDTQPHGFAQSAAFDQQVHSRFGAVLAQAAAAELAHWRSTLAGRVAEIIVLDQFSRNVYRNTPQAFAQDGMALVLAQEAVAQPDFASLPVAQRKFALMPYMHAESALIHEQAVPLFAALNDELTLDFERRHQQIIQRFGRYPHRNAILGRSSSAEEVAFLQQPGSSF; encoded by the coding sequence ATGACACCGCAGCAAATACTGGATTTTTGGTTTGCGCCCGATACACAGCCGCATGGGTTTGCCCAAAGCGCTGCGTTTGACCAACAAGTGCACAGCCGCTTTGGTGCTGTGTTGGCACAAGCGGCGGCGGCGGAGTTGGCGCATTGGCGGTCTACATTGGCCGGGCGGGTGGCGGAAATTATTGTGCTCGACCAGTTTTCCCGCAATGTTTACCGCAACACCCCGCAGGCCTTTGCCCAAGACGGCATGGCGCTGGTGTTGGCGCAAGAAGCGGTGGCACAGCCGGATTTCGCCAGCTTGCCGGTGGCACAGCGCAAATTTGCGCTGATGCCGTATATGCACGCCGAATCCGCACTGATTCATGAGCAGGCCGTGCCGCTGTTTGCGGCGCTAAACGATGAGCTCACGCTGGATTTTGAACGTCGCCACCAGCAGATTATCCAGCGCTTTGGCCGCTATCCGCACCGCAATGCCATTTTGGGGCGCAGCAGCAGCGCCGAAGAAGTGGCGTTTTTACAGCAACCGGGATCGTCGTTTTAG
- the ispH gene encoding 4-hydroxy-3-methylbut-2-enyl diphosphate reductase — translation MNNKTILLANPRGFCAGVDRAISIVERAIERFGAPIYVRHEVVHNKFVVDNLREKGAVFIEDLADVPAGATLIYSAHGVSKAVQDEAAQRGFRVFDATCPLVTKVHKEVDRLDAQGYQIIMIGHKGHPEVEGTMGQLSDGAMLLVETVEDVAKLAVRDVAKLAHVSQTTLSVDETADIIAALKARFPHIKSPHKEDICYATTNRQEAVKDLAAQCDVVVVVGSPNSSNSNRLREVAALRGVDAYMVDNAGQLDAAWFVGKHNIGVTAGASAPEVLVQEVITTLQGWGHQAVLEGEGVEESIIFVLPKALRDEAEQA, via the coding sequence ATGAACAACAAAACCATTCTTCTGGCCAATCCGCGCGGCTTTTGTGCCGGGGTGGATCGCGCCATCAGCATTGTTGAGCGTGCCATCGAACGCTTCGGTGCGCCGATTTATGTGCGCCATGAAGTGGTGCACAATAAATTTGTGGTCGACAACCTGCGCGAAAAAGGCGCGGTGTTTATTGAAGATTTGGCCGATGTGCCCGCAGGCGCCACGCTGATTTATTCCGCCCACGGTGTTTCCAAAGCGGTACAAGACGAAGCGGCGCAGCGCGGTTTTCGCGTGTTTGATGCCACTTGCCCGCTGGTTACCAAAGTGCACAAAGAAGTGGATAGGCTGGATGCGCAAGGCTATCAAATCATTATGATTGGCCACAAAGGCCACCCCGAAGTGGAAGGTACCATGGGCCAGCTTTCCGATGGCGCCATGCTGCTGGTGGAAACGGTGGAAGATGTGGCCAAACTGGCGGTGCGCGATGTGGCAAAATTGGCGCATGTGAGCCAAACCACCTTGTCGGTAGACGAAACCGCCGACATCATTGCCGCCCTGAAAGCCCGCTTCCCGCACATCAAAAGCCCGCACAAAGAAGACATCTGCTACGCCACCACCAACCGCCAGGAAGCGGTAAAAGATTTGGCGGCACAATGCGATGTGGTGGTGGTGGTGGGCTCGCCCAACAGCTCCAACAGCAACCGCTTGCGCGAAGTGGCCGCCCTGCGCGGCGTAGACGCTTATATGGTGGACAATGCCGGCCAGCTTGATGCAGCCTGGTTTGTGGGGAAGCATAATATCGGCGTAACTGCTGGGGCTTCGGCGCCGGAAGTGTTGGTGCAAGAAGTGATTACCACCTTGCAAGGCTGGGGGCATCAGGCGGTGCTGGAAGGCGAGGGCGTGGAAGAAAGCATTATTTTTGTGCTGCCCAAAGCCTTGCGGGATGAGGCTGAGCAGGCTTAA
- the lspA gene encoding signal peptidase II yields MSAEKKSLAKYWLLVVLAIVLDQITKVAVIRHFQFAERLNIIPNFFDLTLVYNTGAAFSFLADAGGWQKFFFLGLALVICTWLARSIVKDEFGAWGKWGAAMIIGGAVGNVVDRLLHGHVIDFLLFYYQNWFYPAFNIADSFICVGAVLLVLDGFKQQKADKATAEK; encoded by the coding sequence ATGTCTGCAGAAAAAAAATCCTTGGCCAAATACTGGCTGTTGGTGGTGCTGGCGATTGTGCTGGATCAAATCACCAAAGTGGCGGTAATTCGCCATTTCCAGTTTGCCGAACGGCTCAATATCATCCCCAACTTTTTCGATTTAACCTTGGTGTACAACACCGGCGCCGCTTTCAGCTTTTTGGCCGATGCCGGTGGCTGGCAGAAGTTTTTCTTTTTGGGGCTGGCGCTGGTGATTTGCACTTGGCTGGCACGCAGCATTGTGAAAGACGAATTCGGCGCTTGGGGCAAATGGGGCGCGGCGATGATTATCGGCGGGGCGGTGGGCAATGTGGTCGACCGCTTGTTGCACGGCCATGTGATTGATTTTTTGCTGTTCTATTACCAAAACTGGTTTTACCCCGCGTTTAATATTGCCGACAGCTTTATTTGTGTGGGCGCGGTATTATTGGTGCTGGACGGCTTTAAACAGCAGAAAGCCGACAAAGCCACCGCAGAAAAATAA
- a CDS encoding BCCT family transporter: MTQPRHPRHLGTFDADMAISQRTPAHIPDTRIDKFTFFGVLLILFGVTLPLVLFPQQGADWVALAKTFVTDTFGVFYLALGVMSVLFVLYIAFSDIGSIKLGKPEDEMEFKTSSWAAMMFCGGIGGSILYWGVIEWAYYYQGPPFGLPPGSPEAIRWASTYGIFHWGPVAWAIYLVPAIPIAYFAHVRNSPRLKVSQSLMPLFGEKFAASNWGKIVDIFFVFGMIGGGATTLGLASPMINEGLHELFGLPKNLWMQMAVLLATTALFAYSAYRGLKGGIQFLSNINFYLAIGFVTFVLLVGPTVFILNTGLEAMGRSLTQMFTMMTWTEPFGQFAEHGFKDTHFPKDWTVFYWAWWLVFAPTVGLFIAKISKGRTIRQMVVGAIFFGSLGCAVFFIVLGNYSLYLQLSGSLNVVDILNNQSPTAAIFAVLNTLPMAKLAIAVFTLLAIIFTATTFDSISYILSSVVQREVDGEPHRWNRLFWAFTLCFMPAVLLFLGGLATLQTASIFAGAPLIVIMVLMMMSIIKAAKYDLHYQPDYSLKTIHIEEVADNAPWELGETSPAPEGSVLAQQAEYEEARQQQDDDTDTSDKPPLA, translated from the coding sequence ATGACCCAACCACGTCACCCCCGCCATTTAGGCACCTTTGATGCCGATATGGCCATTAGCCAGCGCACCCCTGCGCACATTCCCGACACCCGCATCGACAAATTCACCTTTTTTGGCGTGTTGTTGATTTTATTCGGCGTTACCCTGCCGCTGGTTTTGTTTCCGCAGCAAGGCGCCGACTGGGTGGCCTTGGCCAAAACCTTTGTTACCGACACCTTCGGCGTGTTTTACCTCGCCTTGGGCGTGATGTCGGTGCTGTTTGTACTCTACATCGCTTTTTCCGACATCGGCAGCATCAAATTAGGCAAGCCCGAAGACGAGATGGAATTCAAAACCAGCTCGTGGGCGGCGATGATGTTTTGCGGCGGCATCGGCGGCAGCATTTTGTATTGGGGCGTGATTGAGTGGGCGTATTACTACCAAGGCCCGCCCTTCGGCCTGCCGCCCGGCTCCCCCGAAGCCATCCGCTGGGCTTCTACTTACGGCATTTTCCACTGGGGGCCGGTGGCGTGGGCGATTTATCTGGTGCCCGCCATCCCGATTGCCTATTTCGCCCATGTGCGCAACTCGCCGCGCTTGAAGGTAAGCCAAAGCCTGATGCCACTGTTTGGCGAAAAATTTGCCGCCAGCAACTGGGGCAAAATAGTGGATATTTTCTTTGTGTTCGGCATGATTGGCGGTGGTGCCACCACCTTGGGTTTGGCCTCGCCGATGATTAACGAAGGCCTGCACGAGCTGTTTGGCCTGCCCAAAAACCTGTGGATGCAAATGGCGGTGTTGCTGGCCACCACCGCTTTGTTTGCCTACAGCGCCTATCGCGGCCTCAAAGGCGGCATTCAGTTTTTGTCCAACATCAATTTTTATCTGGCCATCGGCTTTGTAACATTTGTGCTGCTGGTAGGCCCCACCGTGTTTATCCTCAATACCGGATTGGAAGCCATGGGGCGCTCGCTCACGCAAATGTTCACCATGATGACCTGGACCGAGCCTTTCGGCCAATTTGCCGAGCACGGCTTTAAAGACACCCATTTCCCCAAAGACTGGACCGTATTCTACTGGGCATGGTGGCTGGTGTTCGCCCCCACCGTGGGCCTGTTTATCGCCAAAATTTCCAAAGGCCGCACCATCCGCCAAATGGTGGTGGGCGCCATTTTCTTCGGCTCACTCGGCTGCGCGGTGTTTTTTATCGTATTGGGCAACTACAGCCTCTATTTGCAGCTTTCAGGCAGCCTCAACGTGGTGGACATCCTCAACAACCAAAGCCCCACCGCCGCCATTTTTGCCGTGCTGAACACCCTGCCCATGGCCAAGCTGGCGATTGCCGTGTTTACGCTGCTGGCGATTATTTTCACCGCCACCACTTTCGACTCGATTTCCTACATTCTGTCTTCGGTGGTACAGCGTGAAGTGGATGGCGAGCCGCACCGCTGGAACCGCCTGTTTTGGGCATTCACCCTGTGCTTTATGCCCGCCGTGTTGCTGTTTTTGGGTGGCCTGGCCACTTTGCAAACCGCCTCGATTTTTGCCGGCGCACCGCTGATTGTGATTATGGTGCTGATGATGATGTCCATCATCAAAGCCGCTAAATACGACCTGCACTACCAGCCGGACTACTCGCTCAAAACCATCCACATCGAAGAAGTGGCCGACAACGCCCCGTGGGAACTGGGCGAAACTTCCCCCGCGCCTGAAGGCTCGGTGCTGGCACAACAGGCCGAATACGAAGAAGCGCGCCAACAGCAAGACGACGACACCGACACCTCCGATAAACCGCCGCTGGCTTAA
- the ileS gene encoding isoleucine--tRNA ligase, whose translation MTDYRKTVNLLDTPFPMRGDLAKREGGWLKDWYAQQRYQKLRQIAKGRPKFILHDGPPYANGDIHIGHAVNKILKDIIIRSKTLAGFDAPYVPGWDCHGLPIELMVEKLHGKNIPAAKFRELCREYATEQIAKQKRDFIRLGVLGDWDNPYLTMNYQTEADIVRTLGKIQQAGYLYRGEKPVQFCLDCGSSLAEAEVEYKDKVSPAIDVAYPFQNNAALAKAFGLPEISGNAFAVIWTTTPWTLPASQAISAGADVVYQLIDTPKGKLVLAKDLAEAALQRYGFTDTTVLAEADGSRLENLLLSHPFLPRDIPMLNGEHVTTDAGTGLVHTAPSHGLEDYFVCLKYGIKLDNPVNGEGRYRADVPRLAGLTVWEANPLIIDWLAEDARLLSNTKIEHSYAHCWRHKTPLIYRATGQWFIGMDKAGVAGKTLRDTAMKAVDATEFFPAWGRARLEAMIEGRPDWVVSRQRNWGTPMTFFAHKETGELHPRSAELLEAVAQRIEEKGIEAWFALDARELLGDEADSYEKLKDTLDVWFDSGSTHFAVLKRREELAWPADLYLEGSDQHRGWFQSSMLTGCATQERAPYKQLLTHGFVVDGNGQKMSKSIGNVIAPQKVNDTLGADILRLWVASTDYSGELAISDEILKRVTESYRRLRNTLRFLLANLSDFDPIEHAVPQERMLELDRYALVLARQLQERLAGDFYPRYAFHYAVQDIVQFCSEDLGAFYLDILKDRLYTTAANSHARRSAQTALYHITRNLVLLMAPILCFTAEEAWDIIGGGAEDSVLFHTLHNFPDMPEASEAALLQKWQAVRQVREAVTAAIEPLRSNKTVGSSLQAEVAITAPAATAGYLKALGDELRFVLLVSKASVTEGETLAVSAGVSGGEKCERCWHYTDDIGSNEQHPTICARCADNLDGAGEQRHYA comes from the coding sequence ATGACCGACTACCGCAAAACCGTCAACCTTCTGGACACTCCCTTTCCCATGCGTGGCGATTTGGCCAAGCGCGAAGGGGGCTGGCTGAAAGACTGGTATGCGCAGCAGCGCTACCAAAAACTGCGCCAAATCGCCAAAGGGCGGCCGAAATTTATTTTGCACGACGGCCCGCCCTATGCCAACGGCGACATCCACATCGGCCATGCGGTGAATAAAATCCTCAAAGACATCATCATCCGCAGCAAAACGCTGGCCGGATTTGATGCGCCCTATGTGCCCGGCTGGGATTGTCACGGCCTGCCGATTGAATTGATGGTGGAAAAGCTGCACGGCAAAAACATTCCCGCCGCCAAATTCCGTGAGCTGTGCCGCGAATACGCCACCGAGCAAATCGCCAAACAAAAGCGCGACTTTATCCGCTTGGGCGTGTTGGGCGACTGGGACAACCCCTACCTCACCATGAACTACCAAACCGAGGCCGATATTGTGCGCACGCTGGGCAAAATCCAGCAGGCGGGCTATTTATACCGTGGCGAAAAGCCGGTGCAGTTTTGCTTGGACTGCGGCTCGTCTTTGGCCGAAGCCGAAGTGGAGTACAAAGACAAAGTGTCGCCCGCCATCGACGTGGCCTATCCGTTTCAAAACAACGCCGCGCTGGCCAAAGCCTTTGGGCTGCCTGAAATCAGCGGCAACGCCTTTGCGGTGATTTGGACCACCACCCCGTGGACGCTGCCCGCCAGCCAGGCCATCAGCGCCGGTGCCGACGTGGTGTATCAACTCATCGACACGCCCAAAGGCAAGCTGGTGTTGGCCAAAGATTTGGCCGAGGCCGCGCTGCAACGCTACGGCTTTACCGACACCACCGTGCTGGCCGAAGCCGATGGCAGCCGTTTGGAAAACCTGCTGCTCAGCCACCCGTTTTTGCCGCGCGATATTCCCATGCTCAACGGCGAACACGTTACCACCGATGCCGGTACCGGCTTGGTGCACACCGCGCCCTCGCACGGCTTGGAAGACTATTTTGTGTGCCTGAAATACGGCATCAAACTGGATAACCCGGTCAACGGCGAAGGCCGCTACCGTGCCGACGTGCCGCGCTTGGCAGGGCTTACCGTGTGGGAAGCCAACCCGCTGATTATCGACTGGCTGGCCGAAGATGCCCGCCTGCTGTCCAACACCAAAATCGAACACAGCTACGCCCACTGCTGGCGCCACAAAACCCCGCTGATTTACCGCGCCACCGGCCAATGGTTTATCGGCATGGACAAAGCCGGTGTGGCCGGTAAAACCCTGCGCGACACCGCCATGAAAGCGGTGGACGCCACCGAATTTTTCCCCGCTTGGGGCCGCGCCCGCTTGGAAGCCATGATTGAAGGCCGCCCCGATTGGGTGGTGAGCCGCCAGCGCAACTGGGGCACGCCGATGACCTTTTTCGCCCACAAAGAAACCGGTGAGCTGCATCCGCGCAGTGCCGAATTGCTGGAAGCGGTGGCGCAGCGCATTGAAGAAAAAGGCATCGAAGCTTGGTTTGCCTTAGATGCCCGCGAACTCTTGGGCGATGAAGCCGATAGCTACGAAAAGCTGAAAGACACGCTCGATGTGTGGTTTGACTCCGGCAGCACCCACTTTGCCGTGCTCAAGCGCCGCGAAGAGCTGGCTTGGCCGGCCGATCTCTATCTGGAAGGCAGCGACCAACACCGCGGCTGGTTTCAGTCGTCGATGCTCACCGGCTGCGCCACCCAAGAACGCGCCCCGTATAAGCAATTGCTCACCCACGGCTTTGTGGTCGACGGCAACGGCCAAAAAATGTCCAAATCCATCGGCAACGTGATTGCGCCGCAAAAAGTGAACGACACGCTGGGCGCCGACATCTTGCGCCTGTGGGTGGCTTCCACCGATTACTCCGGCGAGCTGGCCATTTCCGACGAAATCCTCAAACGTGTTACCGAAAGCTACCGCCGCCTGCGCAACACCTTGCGCTTCTTGCTGGCCAATTTGAGCGACTTCGATCCCATCGAACACGCGGTGCCGCAAGAGCGCATGTTGGAGCTGGATCGCTACGCACTGGTGCTGGCGCGTCAATTGCAAGAGCGGCTGGCGGGCGATTTCTACCCGCGCTACGCCTTTCACTACGCCGTGCAAGACATCGTGCAATTTTGCTCCGAAGATTTGGGCGCGTTTTATCTGGACATCTTGAAAGACCGTCTCTACACCACCGCCGCCAACAGCCACGCCCGCCGCAGCGCGCAAACCGCGCTCTACCACATCACCCGCAATTTGGTGCTGCTGATGGCGCCGATTTTGTGCTTCACCGCCGAAGAAGCGTGGGACATCATTGGCGGCGGCGCCGAAGACAGCGTGCTGTTCCACACCCTGCACAACTTCCCCGATATGCCCGAAGCCAGCGAAGCGGCACTGCTGCAAAAATGGCAGGCCGTGCGCCAAGTACGCGAAGCCGTTACCGCCGCCATCGAGCCTTTGCGCAGCAACAAAACCGTGGGTTCTTCTTTGCAGGCCGAAGTGGCGATTACCGCGCCGGCCGCAACCGCAGGCTACCTGAAAGCCTTAGGCGATGAATTGCGCTTTGTGTTGCTGGTGTCTAAAGCCAGCGTAACGGAAGGCGAAACCTTGGCCGTGAGCGCCGGGGTGAGCGGCGGCGAAAAATGCGAACGCTGCTGGCACTACACCGACGACATCGGCAGCAACGAACAGCATCCCACCATCTGCGCGCGCTGTGCCGATAATCTGGACGGCGCGGGTGAGCAGCGGCATTATGCTTGA
- the ribF gene encoding bifunctional riboflavin kinase/FAD synthetase — protein sequence MQVWLGSGQKPHWPQGAAVTIGNFDGVHQGHRHILQCLRAQADARGLAAVAVVFEPQPQEFFARKAQRPLPYRLSPLRDKLALLADTGCVDAVWVLRFNSALADMNAADFIRQVLLADLNTRYLLVGDDFRFGAQRGGDFALLQQQAEFITERTPSVLVADERASSTAVRRALAAGDLAYAQQLLGHEYTLSGHVKHGAKLGRTLDSPTANIHLPPHHYALSGVFVVDVCGDFGRRRGAASFGFNPTVSHTRTQKLEVHILDWAGDLYGQRLSVHFLHKLRDELKFDSLDALKQQIWADMDAARIWPAHEADRN from the coding sequence ATGCAAGTCTGGTTGGGGAGCGGGCAAAAGCCGCATTGGCCGCAAGGCGCGGCGGTAACCATTGGTAATTTTGACGGTGTGCATCAAGGCCACCGTCATATTTTGCAGTGCCTGCGTGCGCAGGCCGATGCGCGCGGATTGGCGGCGGTGGCGGTGGTGTTTGAGCCGCAGCCGCAAGAATTTTTTGCCCGCAAAGCGCAGCGCCCCTTGCCTTACCGCTTAAGCCCTTTGCGCGACAAGCTGGCGTTGCTGGCCGACACGGGCTGCGTGGATGCGGTGTGGGTGTTGCGTTTTAATTCGGCGCTGGCCGATATGAACGCGGCCGATTTTATCCGCCAAGTGCTGCTGGCCGATTTAAACACCCGCTATTTGCTGGTGGGCGACGATTTCCGTTTTGGTGCGCAGCGCGGTGGTGATTTTGCCCTGCTGCAACAGCAAGCCGAATTCATCACCGAGCGCACGCCTTCGGTGTTGGTGGCCGACGAACGGGCATCCAGCACCGCCGTGCGCCGTGCTTTGGCCGCAGGCGATTTGGCTTATGCACAGCAATTGCTCGGCCACGAATACACCCTCAGCGGCCATGTGAAACACGGCGCCAAGCTGGGGCGCACCTTGGACAGCCCCACCGCCAACATCCATTTGCCGCCGCACCACTATGCTTTGAGCGGCGTGTTTGTGGTGGACGTGTGCGGTGATTTTGGCCGCCGCCGCGGTGCCGCCAGCTTTGGCTTTAACCCCACGGTTTCCCATACGCGTACGCAAAAGCTGGAAGTGCATATTCTGGATTGGGCGGGCGATTTATACGGTCAGCGTTTAAGCGTGCATTTTTTGCACAAGCTGCGCGACGAGCTGAAATTCGACAGCTTAGATGCCTTGAAGCAGCAAATCTGGGCCGATATGGACGCAGCACGGATTTGGCCGGCACATGAAGCCGATAGGAATTAG